The following nucleotide sequence is from Nitrosopumilus adriaticus.
TGCACGTACTAGTGAACTCAATAAGAAAAAAACATCGTTTATGAGAATTTTACGATTGTCTCTGAATAATGTTCGCTCTACTTATGGCATTGTAATTAAACTGCCTGAGAATGATATTACTTTGAATTGTGATCCTAGAAAAATTGAAGGAGTGATGTCTAATTTGATTAATAATGCTGTTCATGCATTGGATGGACAAGGTGAAATTGAAATTACGCTCTCATTTGATTCAAACAACATAATCATACTAGTAAAGGATTCTGGTCCTGGAATTCCTGATGAAAACATGGAGAAAATTTTTGAGCCTATGTTTACAACAAAAAATACTGGTACCGGTCTGGGATTAGTAATTTGTAAAAGCATTATTGAACAACACGGTGGGACTATCTCTGTAGATAATAATCCTACAACTTTTACAATCAAGTTGCCTGCTTGATTAATTGTTGATTTTACTCTTCTAGTTCTATGTCTTTTTGTAGTTCGTTAGGTAATCCAATCCACCATTCTTTCTGATTCTCAGACATTGTGCTAATTGATCTAAAGTTGCTAATAGATCTGTTGGTTAATTCTTCACAGTAATTATTCAAGAAAATATGACAAAATCTAGTCTTTTAAAAATTTGATATCTGAAACACTATCTTGCCCCTTGGTTTTTACAACCACAGTGTCACCTAGTTTGTTGAAAATTCTTTGGCGTTTTTCATTTGTTAAAATCCAGCCCAAAATTACATCGATTGGTAAAAGAAAAGCTTTGCCAAAACTGCTAATCATAATTCCTTTCAAACTTGGTTTTTTCCCATTAATGTTAATTATTTTCAAATTCATAATTTTCTTCCCAACTGTTTGGCCAATTTTATATTCTAAAACAGTCCAATAAACGAAAAATAAAACACTAGTTGGAATGTAGTGTATATTCTCTACCCAAAATGAATTTCCTTCAAGCTCATAATCTAATGAACCAAATGATGCAAAAATTATTGCTGTTGATACACTTGAAATGATGATAAAATCTACTAGCCATGCAAAGAATCTATCCGTCCATTTTGCTAAAACTAACTTTGATGATATGTCTGAATTTGGAGGTTTCATGAGGTGTCTTTTCATTTCAAATTAATAAAATGTGTTAATCTTTAGCTAATGATCATTCAAACACAGATGATTTATTCGGTAAGAATTATGGCCTAACATGAAAGCAAAATTTGCAACATCCTGCATTTCCTGCGGGGATAAAATCCAACCAGGAAAAGAGATCTCAAAAAATAAGGATGAAGTTTGGGTCCATAAGCATTGTGCTGAGGA
It contains:
- a CDS encoding RDD family protein; this encodes MKPPNSDISSKLVLAKWTDRFFAWLVDFIIISSVSTAIIFASFGSLDYELEGNSFWVENIHYIPTSVLFFVYWTVLEYKIGQTVGKKIMNLKIININGKKPSLKGIMISSFGKAFLLPIDVILGWILTNEKRQRIFNKLGDTVVVKTKGQDSVSDIKFLKD